The following are from one region of the Oncorhynchus nerka isolate Pitt River linkage group LG8, Oner_Uvic_2.0, whole genome shotgun sequence genome:
- the LOC115133130 gene encoding sorting and assembly machinery component 50 homolog B, producing the protein MGTVHARSMDPLPMHGRDMGVHPDDMIEVQEAEHETKQEVLENKDVVVQHVNIEGLGRTKEDLLGYEISEVFDAKNLIDVMKKSHIARQKLLRLGIFKEVEVVIDTSDGADALPNGLDVTFEVTEMKRLTGSYNTMVGNNEGSMVLGVKLPNVFGRAEKLTFQFSYGTKETSYGLSFFKPQPGNFERNLTLNLYKVTGQFPWSSLKETDRGVSTELNFPLWRTNHTLKWEGVWRELGCLARSASFAVREESGHTLKSALSHTMSIDNRNSAIFPKKGALLRINQELAGYTGGDANFLKEDFELQVNRRLVWDSVLSASLWGGCLLPIGGRPSSIADRFYLGGPTSVRGFGMYSIGPQSEGDYLGGEAYWAGGLHLYTPLPFRPGRGGFGDLFRTHFFLNAGNLCNLNYGEGPRAHLQRLAECIRWSYGAGIVLRLGNIARLELNYCIPMGVQSGDRICDGVQFGAGIRFL; encoded by the exons ATGGGGACTGTCCACGCCAGG AGTATGGACCCTCTCCCGATGCACGGGCGTGACATGGGCGTTCATCCCGACGACATGATTGAGGTGCAGGAGGCAGAACATGAGACTAAACAGGAAGTCCTGGAAAACAAAGAC GTTGTTGTCCAACATGTCAACATTGAGGGCTTGGGCCGAACGAAAGAGGATCTGCTGGGCTATGAAATCTCAGAGGTTTTTGACGCTAAAAACCTTATTGAT GTCATGAAGAAGTCTCATATTGCCAGACAGAAATTGCTGCGTCTGGGCATTTTCAAGGAGGTGGAGGTCGTCATTGATACATCAGATG GTGCGGATGCGTTGCCCAATGGTCTGGATGTGACGTTCGAGGTGACAGAGATGAAGAGGCTGACAGGCAGCTACAACACCATGGTCGGCAACAACGAGGGCAGCATg GTGTTGGGTGTGAAGCTTCCTAACGTGTTTGGCCGTGCTGAAAAGTTAACCTTCCAGTTCTCCTACGGGACCAAGGAGACTTCCTACGGCCTGTCCTTCTTCAAGCCCCAGCCAGGCAACTTCGAACGCAA CCTCACTCTAAACCTGTACAAAGTCACAGGCCAGTTTCCATGGAGCTCCctcaaagagacagacagaggagtctCCACTGAGCTCAAT TTTCCTTTGTGGAGGACCAACCACACTCTGAAGTGGGAGGGTGTGTGGCGGGAGCTGGGTTGTCTGGCACGCAGTGCCTCCTTCGCCGTGCGAGAAGAGAGCGGGCACACCCTCAAGTCTGCCCTCTCG CACACCATGTCCATTGACAACAGGAACTCTGCCATCTTCCCCAAGAAAGGTGCCTTACTGAGGATCAACCAg GAGCTGGCTGGCTATACAGGCGGAGATGCAAACTTCCTGAAGGAGGACTTTGAGCTGCAGGTCAACAGACGGCTGGTCTGGGACTCG GTCCTCTCCGCCTCCCTCTGGGGTGGGTGTCTCCTCCCCATTGGAGGTAGACCGTCCTCCATCGCTGACAG GTTCTATCTGGGCGGTCCCACCAGTGTGCGAGGATTTGGAATGTACAGCATCGGCCCACAGAGTGAGG GTGACTACCTGGGGGGAGAGGCGTACTGGGCAGGTGGGCTCCACCTGTACACTCCTCTGCCCTTCCGTCCGGGCCGGGGTGGCTTCGGAGACCTCTTCAGGACACACTTCTTCCTCAACGCTGGGAACCTGTGCAACCTCAACTACG GAGAGGGTCCAAGAGCACACCTACAGAGGCTGGCGGAGTGTATCCGCTGGTCGTATGGAGCAGGCATTGTGTTGCGTCTCGGGAACATCGCCAGGCTGGAGCTCAACTACTGCATTCCCATGGGGGTTCAGAGTGgagacag GATATGCGACGGCGTCCAGTTTGGAGCAGGAATCCGTTTCCTGTGA